In a genomic window of Magnetococcales bacterium:
- the tolQ gene encoding protein TolQ, giving the protein MNEALATHSIWDLVAQAGLLVKLVMLGLLGASLVSWAMIFDKWRRFRRITRESDEFEERFWSGGNVTAFYQTASQEWPECPIVTMFTTGFREWKRWESGERTGGTTAPRDGSETGDLVASVRRAMTVALNREIDQLERGLTFLATVGSTSPFVGLFGTVWGIMNAFRGLAGAKTTTLTMVAPGIAEALIATAMGLVAAIPAVIAFNNYSAELRRLNQKMDNFGAEFLNIIERRVARMRRSA; this is encoded by the coding sequence ATGAACGAAGCCCTGGCTACCCATAGTATTTGGGATCTGGTCGCACAGGCTGGATTGCTGGTCAAGCTGGTCATGCTGGGTCTTTTGGGGGCATCTCTCGTCTCCTGGGCCATGATTTTTGACAAGTGGCGCCGTTTCCGCCGCATCACCCGTGAATCGGACGAGTTTGAAGAGCGATTCTGGAGCGGCGGCAATGTCACGGCGTTTTACCAGACAGCATCGCAAGAGTGGCCGGAGTGTCCCATCGTCACCATGTTCACCACCGGTTTCCGGGAGTGGAAACGCTGGGAGAGCGGTGAGCGGACAGGCGGCACCACCGCCCCCCGGGACGGCAGTGAGACCGGGGATCTGGTCGCCAGTGTCCGGCGTGCCATGACGGTAGCCCTGAACCGGGAGATCGACCAACTGGAACGCGGTCTGACCTTTTTGGCAACTGTTGGCTCCACAAGTCCGTTTGTCGGCTTGTTTGGCACCGTGTGGGGTATCATGAATGCCTTCCGTGGCCTGGCCGGCGCCAAAACGACAACGCTGACCATGGTGGCCCCCGGCATCGCCGAAGCCCTGATTGCCACAGCCATGGGTCTGGTAGCCGCCATACCGGCGGTGATTGCCTTCAACAACTACTCCGCCGAGTTGCGCCGCCTGAACCAGAAGATGGACAACTTCGGCGCCGAATTTCTCAACATCATCGAACGGCGGGTCGCCCGCATGAGAAGGAGCGCCTGA